The Zalophus californianus isolate mZalCal1 chromosome X, mZalCal1.pri.v2, whole genome shotgun sequence genomic interval tttaaaagtaaatgatttCCTTTCTGTGTGATTTTTCACCAAAAATGAGTGTTCAAAAACATTGTCACCTAAAGTTAATTGTTTTGTTCAATTAAACTTGAAATTACTTGGAAAATGTACTATTTGTTAAAATatcattgcttttaaattttacaacAGTAGGCAGAAAAACAGATCAAGGTGTTCTTCTCCAGGCAATGAGTATCTCTAGCATAGGAACTCTGACCTATTGATGTGCTCTGGCACCTACCAAACATAGTACTTGACACAAAATACACTTCAAAGAAAGTTTGTGGAACTAAAGATGGGTGGTAAGAGTCACTTTGGTGAAAGAAATTTTAGCATTAGATTGTAGAAATCATGTATACTAGACAATATCATTCTAAACACGAGCCATAAGTGAATACTTGAGAGTCTCAGGAGGTGTGGGAACAGTTGAATACTCCAAAGAGTCTCTGATACTATGCCCAGAAAAcggggaaaaagcaaaaaaaaaaaaaaaatgatgctagatttttacaaaacaaaaaaggtagaaatgaaagaaagaaggacacCAGAGAGGAcactgaaattcatttttaatacatttttaacaaaacagATGTAAAATACTATTGACTTACCCTCTAAAAaccttcagaaaagaaaaaaaatagaccctaagctcttttaaaatttcaaacttagTGTTTGGCTGTCAAAATGAATATATCTTAGACCCACAttagacattttctttcattttatgaaacaaGAGTCCAAGAATTTCCTCACACAGAGAATGAATTTTACACTAACACCCCTCAAAGGCCTAGCACATATAGTTGGGGAAGTAgttatataaaaatgtgaatatgCCCTAATGTGAAGTCCTTTTTCTTATGCACATCTAATGCCTCTGAGTAACTAGTATTTTGGAAACAGCCTAATTCCCTAAAGTCACATCCTATCAATCTTTGCTGTAATTAGTCATAAACCCTTTAGTTCTCAGTTATCCCTTTTAATGGAAGAAATTTTTAGCACAGACAtccaaaacaaaaaggcaattcaaaattctttatgatttatctttataatacatcatatttaaagtaaattatttacttttctaattACATTTTATCCATCAAATATGTAAATTGTGCTAAAATATTTGTCACTACACAGATGTAAGAAGCCAATATTTATAGTTCATGGATTATCTAACCAACCAGAGAGATTTGGAAACAGGCATATGAGGTATCCTTCCCCTCTATTCCTAATATAAACATCATTCTATAAATACACTGATTTTGAGTCAGATaatcctgggttcaaattccagctctgctactCAATTATTATGTAACCttggaaaaattacttaaaatatctgagcatcagtttccttctctgtaaaatgccATTGAGGACACCTAGCTCATAAGGATGGtataaggataaaatgagatgtATGTGAAGTGTCTAGCTCAGTGCTTGGCTCATTGCAGGCATCCATCCTTCTTTCCTACTTTTCTCCTCTCCACTTTTTGCCTAATAACTAGGACCAACACCACAGCTAAatgatattaatataaaatttctgtTGGAGATGTAATAAAATAGGATAGGCTTAGTGGAAATAGGAATGCTTCAAATCTCACAGCAGATGCAGATTCCATTGCTCCTCCCTAAAGCAGGGTGGTTCAACCAAAACAAATGAGGACATTTCTCTAACCAGCATTCTCTACTCCCTCAACATACTAGTGAATATAGATTAATGATTTTTCTCTCAACATGAACATCaccagatttttactttttagtataaatacattattttctttcatatctgAAAATTGTCACCTCCACTATAAAGAAATGTTAGTGCTAAGGAATGATCTTTTGAATTAATAAAAGAGAgtaattagtaaataaaaatatgcccTATTTTCAATTCAtccaatatacaaaataatataaaaattgtcTTCCACAGGAGGATTCCTTGTTTTATGGAAATATTTGTCATAAATATTAAGTTCTCCACTGTACtggttttgaataatttttaaatgtaaagagaatgtatgcaaattatttggaaagtgaagaaaggagaaaaatattcatgtttaGCTATGGTTCAGCTCAGTCTCCTAACATAATTAGAATATTAATTATACAGTAAAAACAACTATGTACCTCATTATGATGTATCTTTATAccaactcattttttattttttgaaatttttaaaatgtttttatttatttgacagagagagagagagagagagagtgcacaagcagggaaagctgcaggcagagggagagggggaagaaggctctccgctgagcaaggagcctgatgtggggctcgatcccaggaccctgagatcatgacctgagctggaggcagatgcttaactgaatgagtcacccaggcacccctacaaaactcattttttaatgaaagcacTAGTTCATTCAGTGAATAAACCATTTTTTTGACCCTATGGACGTTTAACTTGTTTTCAAAGTTTCAAGATTATATAACACACTGAAACATACTTTTATCCATAAAGTTCATTCAGTATTGAGTTATTTTGGTTGACCATACTGTTAGACATTTAACTTGCTTCTAAAGTTTTAGGAttgcaaataatattttgatatatgttttTATCCATAAAGCTTTTTCCATGCATAGAATTGTTTCATTAGACTACAATACCCAATGTAAAATTACTGGGTGAAGGTCCTTCATACCTATTTGCCATTCCGGTTTTCAAAAGGGAACACTAACTCATACTACCACCAGTACTATGTGAGAGCCTCTGTTTCAATGCATCCTTCTTAGCATTGAGTATTATCTTGTTTTATCTTTGctaatttcacagatgaaaattGAATCTCATTTTATCACATGTCCTTATTTTCAGTGCATTTTTCCAATGTGGTTTAACTAGttgcatttcttattttgtatacTTTCTATTACCAGTTCTTCCTGGAAAGCTTATTGTCCTGttaaattaaaggggaaaaataaaactctgaaattTTAGCTGAAGAATAGAAAAATCATTCTGTCATCAAATTTATCACTTTTCATCTTGGAAAAAAACCTATTAAGTACAAACATTCAAAATCTCCTTATCAccaaataaaaggcacagcatagggaatatagtcagtgatattataatagtgttgcatggtgacagatgatagctacacttgtgagcttAGCATAATTaaagagaagttgaatcactatattgtatacctgaaactaatgtaacattgcgtGTTAACTATACTCAAGTAAAATAAacgaaacaaagcaaaacaaaatctccCTATCACCAATCTACACTTCAACTCCACTGTCAATTCCAGATCTCTTATTATCCCAGTCTATCCACTCTCTCTTTGATAACATCTATTGTTCTTTTACTTTACTCCTACTCCTAGGCTTAaacaaggatggaaaaaaaaaaaacaacactataACCAAGCGGACTGGCTCCACTATGAACTCATCAACTCTAACTTTAGCTGGACCTTCTATTTTGCCCATACTTCCATTCTCATTCTTAACCTACTGTTTAGCATATTTTCAACAGCTGAATCCATTCAATTTCCTAAAAGTTCTAATATATTAAATTTCCCATCACTCCTAGCATATGACCTTACACTAAAGATATGGCATTTTCAAATGTGACCTTCTCTAACCTCCCCAcatattaaaatttctgtttttatccttCTCTCCTCATTCTCTCCAGTCTCAGAAAAACCTGCATGTCTTCTTCTTTCCAAGACTAACTCCTCCCTTCAATCActcactttttttcctctgtggcatttgttttatttcacagtCACTCAGGTTAGAAGCCTTAGAGATAGCTTCACTTCTTCCCAGGTCTTTACGTCTGCAAACATCTCATAAGTTGCTATGTGTTATCATACATGAGTTTTCTAGATGTCCtaaattcatcttttcttttccatggtTGCTGTCCCACTTTAGGCCCTCTCCATTACTTTTCTGGACTCTTAAGGTACCCTCTAATGGGTTGGCTTATCTCTAATATCTCATTTCTCCAATGTTTTACTATCCATACAACTGCCAATTTTCTTAAGACATAGATCAAATCAcatcttaaaaatgcagagataaTCTTATAATTGTCTTCCCCCATTTCCTATTGTGGCTTTTGGATACCTAGAGGATAAAGTTGAAAGTACCTAACACAGCATTCATAATTTAGTCCAAACTTACCTAGCCAATCTCACATCCTCTATTTAATATACCCTATTCTGGAGACATGCTGCACTACATTCTGCTCCCTGAACATACCATCATGTGAAGCTCATCCCAATGCAGTGGTTTCTGTTGCTACCTCTGTGAAAGACATTAGTGTCATTTCATTTTGAATCCCTAAcagctcaaatgtcatttcctctgtgaaaattttcccaaattccttagtaataatttattattatttcctctgGACACCTACAGCACTTTATTCAGGACATACAGAATTTACCATAATATGTGTTGGATTATAATTATTTGTAGACATATTTGAGGTAGGATTATTGTATACTTTTCCTTCACTAGGTTAAAAATTCTTTGAAGGTAGTGACTATGCTTCATTCTCCGTATTTGTCCCACAATTAATGTCAAGTTAGTGCTTGACAAtcaatacttgctgaatgaataagtgaatgaataactCCTAAATTTAACTGAAGAAGAGGGAGTAATCAGTCACAGAAAATAGATTATCCTTCCTTTCATACTTCCTCTTATATGCACTGAAATCAATGACTTAACTTGGGTTTTCCTAACTtgattaaacaaaaaatattttacctaaCATATCTTATAACTCAAATTATACAAAGCCTAATATAAGACATTTTATCCATGGGAAAAGAAATTTAAGCAAGGAAACAGAATTTCACAGTGACTCAGAAACAATGCTAGTAAATGTTCTCTGCTGAAAACATGAGCAATAACAGACTCTCAAAATTGGAGAAGGAGCTGGAGTTCAAAGAATCTGTTTAACATAAAATTAGTTGCTaagaacaaaagataaaatgatagaACAGGGACATACATTCTAATAAAGCCAGCCTGTGTAGAAAAGATCTATGGCAAAAGGCAAAGATATATTTAATGCCCATAGCTTTGAGATATTTCATTAAATaggcaatttaattttttattcttttctttatatggTCTCCCCTGGAAACACTTCCacttgaaaaattaatttgttgtTGGCAGGGAGAAAGCCCCAAATTTAGCCAGCAACTTAGTGACCAATTTTGAAACTCAAATGCTTTTAGTTAAAGCATTTGCTTTCACACAAAGACAATAGATGCTGCCAAGAAGATTACTACGAATTAAGATGAGTTCTGTTGATGTAATACCATGCATGACAGCTGAAATAATGGAGTCTTTAAAATTGGTAACCACTTATTTATGAATGGGTCAATGAGAAATTTGCTGCTTTGGGTAACTTGATGGGAAAGTCACTCCACCTACCTTCTACTCACATACGTTATGTATTTGATTATGCACATCTGTCTGCCCTACCTGGGATTAAGTGCATGCAGAGAAGGAGGATTTCCTTTCAGCTATATTACACTGCCTCTACCTTAACCTGAATACTTAATGAATGTAGAAATCTCACTGACTAAAAAACCCAGAGCAATAAAATGGTTtataaagcaggaagaaaaaaaaagaatcataccTTTGAACCAGGTGGGGCTGTCAAGCCTAAAAAGGCATACACTGCATTATTCTCTCTGGCTTCAAAGAAGGCGTCATAGTCCTTAatgaaaagaaggcaagaaaaattaGCAATATGCaaccagcaaaggaaataaaagagtaaatttattcaaaatgaaCTCATTGGTCAACCTTTTTTGGGGGCATACAGGCTATCTAACTTCCAAAATGCTAGAAATTTGGAAAGAGTAGTAAAGAGGCAAGACATATTAGATCCCATTTAATGCAGGTTAGAATATATGCTGTTCTGTGAGGCAGAAACCGCAAAATGACTTATTCCATATCACATAGCATTTAAATCTGTCTGAGGCCAAGTAGCTTTCTCCACAGCCCAAAGCAACCAAGTATTTGCCAGTAAGAGGTTGGTTATTTTTGGTAGAAGGTTGTTGTTCCGGTTTCccattatttctctttcattgattaaGGTAGACATATTCTCACAACCTAGAGTACACCAGATATTAGCTAGGCCATGAGAGTAATAAATCTGTACTGTTTTTGGAGGAAAGGAATGAGATTTTCATGAAATATGACCAGAAGAGCAGACAAACCACTAAGATGTTTCAATTCAGGGATCCAAGAAAAACCTCACATGACTAAATTTGGTTAGGCTTCCCACTGTCATCCTCTAAGTCACCAAGCATACTTTAGAAGTAACAAATAGAATTGCCTAAATTTAACTATGACATATAATCAATAGCAAATCTCCTTAGAAAACACAGCCatttgcctgggtggctcagttggttaagcatctgccttcagctcaggtcatgatcccagggtcctgagatcgagtcccatgtctggctaccagctcagtggggagcctgcttctccctctccctctgcctgctgctctgcctacttgtgctctctctctatctctttgtcaaataaataaataaaatctaaaaaaaagaaaaggaaacatagcCATTGCCTATGctttgtttaatttaaaacacacagaaacaaGTTTGGCATTTTGGCTGATTTATTGGAGGTGAAAAGCACTCATAATTTGCTGGTTTCTCTAGAGATCGTCTCACCAATAGATTATCAATTACAGGGTTAAGTCCTGGAAGTTGGAGGTTCTAGAAATATAAactttatgtatatgtatgatTTCTGGTACTTGGAGGATTTCTCAAGCCATTGATGACCATAAATTGGAACCCCACCCCAAGAAACatcagtttctcttttatttaggGATTCTTTTAGCACAGTCAGAATTGTTTGGCACCACTTGAATCTCCCCAAGGATTGACTCAAAGCATCTTAGTGTGTTCCCTACATGTTGGAAAAGGAATAAACCCTAGATAGCAGGCATTTATGAACAGCCTTCTATGAGCTTATTCCTCAAAAGTGAAACTAATCGGATTTTGATAACAATTTCATACCGAGACACATGAGACCTATAAACTACTCAAAGTAAACAAACGATATACATCATTTCTACACTCAACCACTTGGAAGTAACCTCAAAATGCTAGTTGAAAGAGCTCAACAGTCACAGAAAAGGTATTTCTTAACTCTTGttcaaagtaacaaaaataactcttaaaattcaTGTGAAAGAAAGCAGGTTTCAACTACATTGAAATCTGATCACAAAATGCTACTCTACTGATTATAAAATGCAACTCTAGTTGTCTGTTTCAAgtgttttgggatcaaagtataTTATCATTTTTTGGCCCTGGACTTAGCAAATACAAACAGGTTTGTAACTCTGAGACAAAAGAACATCAGTTTCTTAATTAAGCCAGATTAACTAATTTAATcagcaaatatgtattgagcaacTACTACATACCAATCTTTTTTGGTGCCAAGAATACAAGAGTAAACAAAACATTAAGATCTTCATATCTATACATGGCTCAATTCTAAggaatgcaaatttaaaatatttacaaagagtAAAGAAAACAGGTTGTGACACAGTCTGCTTCTTCTATAGGAATTcacttgaggaaaaaataaaaatattttgtttacacCTCTGCGATTCCAATAACATTAATCTAGAATGTATTCTACCATATATTGGTatcatattaattattaattcatgAAAATGCTCTAGTTCTTCATATATGTAGCATAAGCTCTTTCAGAACCAAGATTATCCTTATAAATGTTGTACCTACGTCTAGAAATAAGGACCTAAATCatagttcagtggttctcaacaggatgtaattccccaccccaccccctgggaCATCTGGCAaagtctggagatatttttggtttttcACAATTGGGAGGGTGCTACTGGCACTCACAgacagaagccagggatgctgctaaacatcccacaatgcacagggcagcccccaacaacaaagaattGTCCAACCCAGTATGTCAGTTgtgccaagattgagaaacctTGAGATATTTTAAACAAGAGAATTTAATATGAAGAATTTATTTACAAAGGAACTGATGAAAGGCAAACAGGGAATGGCAAGGCAACCCAAAGATTGGCAACAGCAAGAAGCTGCTGCCACAGCTATAGGGCTAAAGGAAAAAGTACAGAAGATGATATTACAGAACCCAGGAGCTGGGATACCTGGTACCACAAAGGAGACAAAGCCACTGTCATGGACACTTCcagaagcaggaaggaggagaatACCTTGGCTTTCCCTCTCCTCTATCCTCCACTCTTCCAACCAGTTCTATTATTGGTCAAACCTAATAGGTAGCCAGTAGGCAATAGAGACTGGGAAATGTAATTTACTGAGGTCAGCCCCAACCCCTGCCATAATACAGAatgtaggaaaaaacaaatgaagatggGATCTTTATatgaataggaaaaagaaatatatggtgGTTTAACAGAAAAAGTAAGAGCTTTAGAATAAAACAGATTTAGCCAGTCAGTTAACCTTTTTCtaggcctcaatttcttcatcaataaTACAGGAATAACAATATTCCGGGATTAGTATGAGAACTAACtaatataatacacataaaacatgTAGTACAATAACTGACATATCATATGTTTTCTATGAATGTTTACTATATACTCTTCTCCCTAAAAGTCTATATAGGgacaaatcttaatttttattgttattaaactCCTAACTTAGTGCTTGGTACACAGCAGATATTCGATAAAAATTGAATTCTTTTtccattaacaaatatttatttggttgagtctcacctcctgccccttcctttccAGCTCCCTATTTCTCAGTGATACCCAATTTCTAGAACTTATTCCATTCCCTTACAGTGTGTCttctaaaggagaaataaaccagGTCAATGGGGTTTCTGAAATGTTACCCTTATAAcctaaaatgtgtttgtttttaaagccaaattaattaaaatttctgtttcaaaaaaaagttaagacaATATATGTTGGCTTATATTAGGCTGGATGGCCTCTGAGGCTTCTTCCAACTCCTGGGTTACAGCATTTGCAGAAATTTCAATTACAGAGGCATCGAGGTTTCACCATCTAAATGAATAGCCTAATTGCCTTTTCCTTATCTGCAGGGTACGTCATTACACATTGGTCCTGTTAGCAAAAACAGATGAAATCTTCAGGACTCTCTTCAgaacttaaaaattcagttcacagagaaaatattttgtgccaataaaattctcaatttttccATGCTCCCTCCTCTAAATTTTCAGAACTGgcacacaaaaaaagattttcacCAAAACGTGTCCTCTTACTTCCATGTAAACCTATGAAATAGAAGATTGGGATTGCTGGCTCTAATACATTTGTTCCTCAGTCATGCTAATTCTGAGGACATAGCAGTGCAAAGAGTTCTTTACTGGAAATTCATATAATCCTCACATATGCTTTCTGTATTGTCTCAGCACGTAGATATGGATTCATAATCACACGCCAATAGTTTCAGGTGTCTGTGAATCTTTCCACACCTCATTCCCAACCAGCTCTTTAAGacaaaaaacttttatttatacttGTACTTGCCATGGTACCTAGAAAGGCCATAGGCTGCAAATGTTAAATATACAGTGACAGAAGATTAAAGGAAACTACTCTATGGTTTAAATAAAGACTAAAGATGGCATACTTGAAAGCACTGGTCACAAAGCAAAAGcccatttttgtttcccttgttgcTTACATGAATTCAATTAGCTAACCTAACATTTTCTAAAAACTCATTAATAATGCCAAAATAAAAGTATTACTGGTTTCAAGTAGGAAATAAGATATTACTcttcttaaactatttttaatcCAAATAAGCAGTTGACTTCTCAGAAGCTTCTTCATGGACATAGCAGAAACATTACAATTGCTCTAGATAGAATtaggatgaagaaatggaaaggcagggtgcctggctggcttagttgataaagtatgcaactcttgatcttggggtggtgaatTCGATTCACAGactgggtgtagacattacttaaaaataaaatcatagaatgggagaagatatttgcaaatgacactacagataaagggctggtatccaatatcttaaaagaacttctcaaactcaacacccaaaaaccaaatgatcaagtcaaaaagtgggcagacgatatgaaaagatacttctctgaagaagacatacaaatagctaacagacacatgaaaaaaaatgttcatcatcattagccatcagggaaattcaaatcaaaaccacattgagataccaccttacaccagttagaatggcaaaaatggacagggcaagaaacaacaaatgttggagaggttgtggagaaaggggaaccctcttacactgttggtgggaatgcaagttggtacagccactttgggaaacaatgtggaggttcctcaaattttaaaaatagcgctaccctatgacccagcaattgcactgctgggtatttaacccaaagacacagatgtagtgaaaacaagggccatatgcaccccaatgttcatagcagcaatgtctgcaatagccaaactgtggaaagagccgagatgcccttcaatagacaaatggataaagaagatgtggtccatatatacaagggaatattagtcagccatcagaaaggatgaatacccaacttttgcatcaatatggatgggactggaggagattatgctaagtgaaataagtcaagtagagacagtcaattatatggtttcacttatttgtggaacataatgaatagcatggaggacattaggagaaggaagggaaaaatgagggggggaattggagggagagatgaaccatgagagactatggactctgagaaacaaacagggttttagaggggagagggaaggggggattggttaggccagtgatgggtattaaggagggcatgtattgcatggagcactgggtgttatacgaaaacaatgcatcgtggatcaccacatcaaaaactaatgatgtattgtatggtgactaacataacataataaaattaaaaaaaaataaaagtaaaataaaatcataaaaaaaagaaatggaaaggtagCTATCTGTTCAAGGTCTGTATTTATGCATTTACAGGAAATTTGGGGGGGGAATGACTCATCCATTTGCTTTCTAGTAGAAATAACCTAGCTGCCTAGGATGGATGAAGAGATGAATAGGAGAAATGGCTGTATgcaaatttgggggtggggtgaaagGGATAGGATGGATTTGAGGTGATCCATTTGATAAAACAAGAGTTTAAAATGGTTTCTTACCCCACGATACTGGCTTTCATTGAAAATCTGAGGTGGCAGCGGGTATCCTGTGGCTGGTCGATTGTTTTCAGGTACATTTTCTCTCATCCACTTCCGATTCTCTTCATTGGCTGCAATGTCTTTTTCTTCAAATCCTATTTTGTTAGCTTCTAAAAACCCAAGCACGTCTTGCTGTTTCTTCTTAATCTAGAACCCAAAGGACAAAGAAACTATGTTGTTGAACAaacagattttgttgtttttatttttcaaatgaaactaAAGTCAGTGTTTGTGAACTCGAAGAAATGAATTCAGACAGGGATCAAGAGTTGTGGTTTCACAGAAGATATGTAGTTTTTCCACTTTATTATTTTGCTGTTAATGATGTCTCATAAGTAGATTGAATAGCTTTCAGTCTACAGATCCTTTTATCAACCtgactacttttttctttttccttggaaaCTCCATATCTAATGATACAGAAGTAAGGCTAGTTAATGCATATCAATAACCTAAAAGACAGTTAAATCAAAACTGAGTAGTGGGAAGCTGTGCTTTCTGATTATCTATATGCCTCTCTTAGTTTCACACCTTATAGAAAATCTTTCCAAATGATTCAAGTCTGtaaggtgtttttatttatttttttgccttaaatcttagccttcattttttttatttttatattttttaaaattttattttattatgttatgttaatcaccatacattccatcgttagtttttgatgtagtgttccatgattcattgtttgcgtataacacccagtgccccatgcagtacgtgacctctttaatacccatcaccaggctaacacattcccccacccccctcccctctagaaccttcagtttgtttctcagtgtccatagtctctcagagtccatagtctcatacTCCaatcgtctccccctctgatttccccttccttcatttttcccttcctgctatcttattttttttaacacatgatgtattattgtttcagaggtacaggtctgtgattcaatttAAAAACTTCATAATTATTATAGCTTCTAAGTGCTTTTAGATCTACCTCATAGcagaataattctttaaaaacatacctATCATTTCTCCCAGTCCTtttcttatttaactttttattttactcccagtgtatttaacatatagtgctatattagtttcagatgtaaaatatagtgattcaacaattccttatagcacccagtgctcatcacaagttcactctttaatccccatcacctgtttcacccatccccccacccacctcccatatggtaaccatcagttctctctctatagtcaagagtctttcttagtttgtctctctcttcctttttcatttgctcaattgttttgtttattaaattccacatgattgaaatcatatggtatttgtctttctctgacatatttttgcttaacataatactttctagcttcatccatgtccttgcaaatggcaaggattttgttcttttttatagctgaataatgttcaattttgtatatatatatatatcatatcttatTTATCCTTTTATCTATCAATgcacacttgggctgcttccataatttggttattgtatgtaatgctgtaataaacatggggggtgcatgtatccctttgaattagtgtttttgtatttttagagtaaatactcagtagtgcaattactggatcataaggtagttctatttaaaaatttttgaggaaactctatactgttttctgcagtgggTGCAcgaatttgcatttccaccaatatTATAAgaaggtttccttttcttcacatccttaccaacactcgtt includes:
- the SH3BGRL gene encoding SH3 domain-binding glutamic acid-rich-like protein, producing the protein MVIRVYIASSSGSTAIKKKQQDVLGFLEANKIGFEEKDIAANEENRKWMRENVPENNRPATGYPLPPQIFNESQYRGDYDAFFEARENNAVYAFLGLTAPPGSKEAEAQAKQQA